In one Acipenser ruthenus chromosome 10, fAciRut3.2 maternal haplotype, whole genome shotgun sequence genomic region, the following are encoded:
- the LOC117401436 gene encoding armadillo-like helical domain containing protein 1 gives MSFCKEQAAISRVMAFLQDWDQGSKAVRSRMLSDFINQHSGKTGPELELEFAQAASLFLARLTSWLRLTYLTGTYLDQQLQAIGVFLSAASNHHFLIEFLEVGGVLTLLEILGQKQSREEIQVETLKLLQTVANAGRKYKELICESYGVRVIAECLALSKTEESQDQARFLLESLAHGNPKYQNQVYKGLIALLPCTSPKAQQLALQTLRIAQVIVKTAHPSIVEPLLNLLRSLHLEVQYEAIELIRELMQYEVRPALLKGLVALLKPSREGINKPQILNVPVMQKLNESLPVFVQQAAAAKAIGILARESPEFMEELINLRVVHHLLCAMGNQDHADSQREASLALEYFVRIFPVVEEHVKKAMGESLFELFLDNSEVLYMKMDVIQADILASNKINIAGVHEVSE, from the exons ATGTCTTTCTGCAAAGAGCAGGCAGCTATCAGCAGGGTGATGGCTTTCCTCCAGGACTGGGACCAGGGGAGCAAGGCGGTCCGCAGCCGGATGCTGTCCGATTTTATAAACCAGCACAGCGGTAAAACCGGCCCAGAGTTGGAGCTGGAATTTGCACAGGCTGCCAGCCTGTTTTTGGCCAGACTGACATCCTGGCTAAGACTAAC ATACTTGACAGGTACATATTTAGACCAGCAATTACAGGCTATAGgtgtttttctttctgcagcAAGCAA CCATCACTTCCTGATTGAGTTTTTGGAAGTCGGAGGTGTTTTAACCCTTTTAGAGATCCTAGGACAGAAGCAGTCAAGGGAAGAGATACAAGTGGAAACTTTAAAGTTACTTCAGACTGTTGCCAACGCTGGGAGGAAGTACAAAGAGCTCATTTGTGAAAGCTATG GTGTGCGAGTCATCGCTGAATGCTTAGCCCTGTCGAAGACTGAGGAGTCCCAGGACCAGGCCCGCTTCCTTCTGGAGTCACTGGCCCACGGAAACCCCAAGTACCAGAACCAGGTGTACAAGGGGCTAATAGCACTGCTACCTTGCACCTCCCCCAAAGCACAGCAGCTGGCCTTGCAAACACTCCGGATTGCACAG GTAATTGTAAAGACAGCCCATCCAAGTATTGTGGAACCTCTTCTGAATTTGCTGAGATCATTGCACCTTGAAGTGCAATATGAAG CAATTGAGCTGATCAGAGAGCTGATGCAATATGAAGTAAGACCAGCATTGCTAAAAGGCCTTGTTGCTTTGCTCAAGCCATCCAGAGAGGGAATTAACAAACCTCAAATTTTGAACG TTCCAGTAATGCAGAAACTAAATGAATCCCTGCCAGTGTTTGTTCAGCAAGCTGCTGCAGCGAAGGCCATTGG GATCTTGGCGAGGGAGTCGCCTGAGTTCATGGAGGAGCTAATCAACCTGAGAGTAGTGCACCACCTGCTATGTGCCATGGGCAACCAGGACCACGCAGACAGCCAGCGCGAAGCCAGCCTGGCCCTGGAG TATTTTGTCCGTATCTTCCCTGTTGTGGAAGAGCATGTGAAGAAAGCAATGGGAGAAAGCCTTTTTGAGCTCTTCCTG GACAATTCTGAGGTTTTATATATGAAGATGGATGTAATTCAAGCAGATATTCTGGCTTCAAACAAAATCAACATTGCTGGAG ttcatGAAGTCTCTGAATGA
- the LOC117413279 gene encoding transmembrane protein 53-like: MGDADLDYNIVFPEPHLAESHWHGQKEPVVILLGWAGCKDKHLAKYSSIYNEQGCITIRYTAPWKAVFFSEAFGSKELLEIARKLLDLLYDYEVESNPILFHMFSNGGFMLYRYIIEHLQREEQLRALGVVGTILDSAPGNQNVIGSVRALNATLGPETHTVLRYPILAVFTCMVFLLRVLLYSLTKYIHKNHYDAMLDDPTSWPQLYLYSRADKVIAHRDVELMVRARKQRGVRVESVDFINSDHVSHNRLFPEEYSVRCVTFLEYCLKNSTGIKRKHVSM; encoded by the exons atgggAGATGCCGACTTGGATTACAACATTGTGTTTCCCGAACCTCATCTCGCTG AAAGCCACTGGCATGGGCAGAAGGAACCGGTGGTGATTCTCTTGGGCTGGGCTGGCTGTAAGGACAAGCATCTAGCCAAATACAGTTCGATTTATAATGAGCAG GGATGTATCACCATTCGATACACCGCCCCATGGAAGGCAGTGTTCTTCTCTGAGGCTTTTGGCAGCAAGGAGCTGCTTGAAATAGCTCGGAAGCTGCTGGATCTTCTCTATGATTATGAAGTGGAGAGCAACCCTATATTGTTCCACATGTTCAGCAACGGGGGCTTCATGCTGTACCGTTATATAATTGAGCACTTACAAAGAGAGGAACAGCTCCGTGCCTTGGGGGTGGTAGGCACGATCTTGGACAGCGCACCAGGGAACCAGAATGTGATCGGTTCAGTACGGGCGCTTAATGCCACTTTGGGACCAGAGACTCACACTGTGCTGCGATACCCAATCCTAGCGGTTTTTACCTGCATGGTCTTTCTGTTACGGGTGTTGCTTTACTCCTTGACCAAGTATATCCACAAAAATCACTATGATGCCATGCTTGATGACCCCACTAGCTGGCCACAGCTGTACCTGTATTCCAGAGCTGACAAAGTGATTGCCCACAGGGATGTGGAGCTGATGGTCAGAGCTAGAAAGCAGCGGGGGGTGCGGGTGGAAAGTGTGGACTTCATCAACTCCGACCACGTCAGCCACAACCGGCTGTTCCCGGAGGAATACTCTGTCAGGTGTGTTACTTTCTTGGAGTATTGCCTGAAAAACTCTACTGGGATAAAGAGGAAGCATGTTTCTAtgtag